Proteins encoded together in one Halorubellus sp. JP-L1 window:
- the truD gene encoding tRNA pseudouridine(13) synthase TruD: protein MTRDAHPRERAVGMEVYASDVDGVGGRLRASDVDFRVVEREAFDTQPVDAPTGDYPHLVLRVTLSGWDTNDYARRLSDAIGISRERVSWAGTKDKHAVTTQLFSVQGIDPEDLPDVDGADVEVVGRAGRDIYFGDLAGNEFQIRVRDVSRPENASAVTDALREWGGLADAGNHDGESKVAVPNFFGQQRFGSQRPVTHEVGLAIARGDWKDAVLAYVANPNEAEREGTREAREVAATGDWQAALDAYPRRLRFERTILHKLVENDASEPADYRRALEALPENLQALFVHAAQSYVFNRVLSERIRRGIPFHRPVAGDVVCFADADAPDDLPVPDPDRTQRVDDRRVDTVARHCERGRAFVTAPLVGTGTDLADGEPGEIERAVLDDLDLAPGDFDLPGEFDSTGTRRAIRVTTPIDVEPDDDGDALEFSFALPSGCYATTVLREYCKVDPLQLT, encoded by the coding sequence GTGACCCGCGACGCCCACCCCCGCGAACGAGCGGTCGGGATGGAGGTGTACGCGAGCGACGTCGACGGCGTCGGCGGCCGGCTCCGCGCGAGCGACGTGGACTTCCGCGTCGTCGAACGCGAAGCCTTCGACACCCAGCCCGTCGACGCGCCGACCGGCGACTACCCCCACCTCGTGCTGCGCGTCACGCTCTCGGGGTGGGACACGAACGACTACGCGCGCCGCCTCAGCGACGCCATCGGCATCAGTCGCGAACGCGTCTCCTGGGCGGGCACGAAGGACAAGCACGCCGTCACCACCCAGCTGTTCTCCGTGCAGGGGATCGACCCCGAGGACCTCCCCGACGTCGACGGGGCCGACGTCGAGGTCGTCGGTCGCGCCGGCCGCGACATCTACTTCGGCGACCTCGCCGGCAACGAGTTCCAGATTCGCGTGCGCGACGTCTCCCGCCCCGAGAACGCGAGCGCCGTCACCGACGCCCTCCGCGAGTGGGGCGGGCTCGCTGATGCAGGGAATCACGACGGGGAGAGCAAGGTCGCGGTCCCGAACTTCTTCGGCCAGCAGCGCTTCGGGAGCCAGCGCCCGGTCACCCACGAGGTCGGCCTCGCCATCGCCCGCGGCGACTGGAAGGACGCGGTGCTGGCGTACGTCGCGAACCCGAACGAGGCCGAACGCGAGGGGACCCGGGAGGCTCGCGAGGTCGCGGCGACCGGCGACTGGCAGGCCGCGCTCGACGCGTACCCCCGCCGGCTCCGGTTCGAGCGCACGATCCTCCACAAGCTGGTCGAGAACGACGCGAGCGAGCCCGCGGACTACCGGCGCGCGCTCGAGGCGCTCCCGGAGAACCTCCAGGCGCTGTTCGTGCACGCCGCGCAGTCGTACGTCTTCAACCGCGTTCTCTCCGAACGCATCCGCCGAGGCATCCCGTTCCATCGGCCGGTCGCGGGCGACGTCGTCTGCTTCGCCGACGCGGACGCGCCCGACGACCTCCCCGTACCCGACCCGGACCGGACGCAGCGCGTCGACGACCGGCGCGTCGACACCGTCGCCCGCCACTGCGAGCGCGGCCGCGCGTTCGTCACCGCGCCGCTCGTCGGCACCGGCACCGACCTCGCCGACGGCGAACCCGGCGAGATCGAGCGCGCCGTCCTCGACGACCTCGACCTCGCACCCGGCGACTTCGACCTCCCCGGCGAGTTCGATAGCACGGGCACGCGACGCGCCATCCGCGTCACGACGCCCATCGACGTCGAACCCGACGACGACGGCGACGCGCTCGAATTCTCGTTCGCGCTGCCCTCCGGTTGCTATGCGACGACGGTCCTCCGCGAGTACTGCAAGGTCGACCCCCTCCAGTTGACCTGA
- a CDS encoding class I SAM-dependent methyltransferase: MTANATAEDAVERASSVQSFYGRWATLYDGLARFTPGIGRLRREAVAALELDPGDVVVDLGCGTGANLPFLRDAVGPTGTVVGVDLTAGMLSRARRLVDARGWRNVHVVQGDATRPPVGGPVDGVLASFVVGMLDDPAAAVADWCDLVHAESTGASDPMASESFGNVVLVDAALSDRAVARPLNAAFRALTVLSTPPTLQFRYDPSPHDVLRERVRTARDALRERSSATAHREHLLGVVRVTGGRIQRAVVAPE, translated from the coding sequence ATGACGGCGAACGCCACCGCCGAAGACGCGGTGGAGCGTGCGTCGTCCGTGCAGTCGTTCTACGGTCGGTGGGCGACGCTGTACGACGGGCTCGCTCGGTTCACGCCCGGCATCGGTCGGCTCCGGCGGGAGGCGGTGGCGGCGCTGGAACTCGACCCCGGCGACGTCGTCGTCGACCTGGGCTGTGGGACGGGCGCGAACCTCCCGTTCCTCCGGGACGCGGTCGGGCCGACCGGCACCGTCGTCGGCGTGGACCTCACGGCGGGGATGCTCTCGCGAGCGCGCCGGCTCGTCGACGCCCGGGGCTGGCGGAACGTCCACGTCGTCCAGGGCGACGCGACCCGCCCGCCGGTGGGCGGACCGGTCGACGGCGTCCTGGCGTCGTTCGTCGTCGGGATGCTCGACGACCCAGCCGCGGCCGTCGCCGACTGGTGCGACCTCGTCCACGCCGAGTCGACGGGCGCCTCGGACCCGATGGCGTCGGAGTCGTTCGGGAACGTCGTCCTCGTCGACGCCGCGCTCTCCGACCGCGCAGTCGCGAGACCGCTGAACGCGGCGTTCCGCGCGCTCACGGTACTCTCGACGCCGCCGACCCTGCAGTTCCGGTACGACCCGTCGCCCCACGACGTGCTCCGCGAGCGCGTCCGGACCGCCCGCGACGCGCTCCGCGAGCGGTCGAGTGCGACCGCGCACCGCGAGCACCTGCTCGGCGTCGTCCGCGTCACCGGCGGCCGCATCCAGCGTGCCGTCGTTGCCCCCGAATGA
- the pth2 gene encoding peptidyl-tRNA hydrolase Pth2, giving the protein MKQVIAARTDLDMGRGKLAAQVAHASLSAYEDADAKTRKAWKGEGQKKIVVKVSGESELFEVASRAEREGLPHAIIRDAGHTQLEPGTPTTCAVGPGRDDVVDQATGDLSLY; this is encoded by the coding sequence ATGAAGCAGGTCATCGCCGCACGCACGGACCTCGACATGGGTCGGGGGAAGCTGGCGGCGCAGGTCGCGCACGCGTCGCTGTCCGCGTACGAGGACGCGGACGCGAAGACGCGCAAGGCGTGGAAGGGAGAGGGACAGAAGAAGATCGTCGTGAAGGTCAGCGGCGAGAGCGAGCTGTTCGAGGTCGCGAGTCGCGCGGAGCGCGAGGGACTCCCGCACGCGATCATCAGGGACGCCGGCCACACGCAACTGGAGCCTGGGACGCCGACGACGTGCGCCGTCGGCCCCGGCCGGGACGACGTCGTCGACCAGGCGACCGGCGACCTCTCCCTGTACTGA
- a CDS encoding carbohydrate kinase family protein, translating into MSATESTPRVLVAGETLVDLVAADASLATAEAFDARVGGAPANVAAGLAALEEPAALWTRVGDDGLGDRCRRALDAAGVPGEFVEVDPDRETTVAFATRETAADDLAFSFYRRADRHLGEHGTESRGESDGPAKYPVAALDDVSLVVVGGIALASDPAQSGILDLVDAAADADCTVVFDPNARPTAWAAGEFERTVERVLQIADVVKATPADLAAAGFDVDAFTPGEDARPASPDAAPALAREVCERGPHTTFLTLGSDGAAAASTHRSPFGRGGATHCGYDVETVDPTGAGDAFLAAVVAELAGGATDPYAVLDVATAAGALATTTRGAMPALPDRASVDALVASDGGAP; encoded by the coding sequence ATGTCGGCGACGGAATCGACGCCGCGCGTCCTGGTCGCGGGCGAGACGCTCGTCGACCTGGTGGCGGCGGACGCGTCGCTCGCGACGGCCGAGGCGTTCGACGCGCGCGTCGGCGGTGCACCCGCGAACGTCGCCGCCGGGCTCGCCGCGCTCGAAGAGCCAGCCGCGCTCTGGACGCGCGTCGGCGACGACGGGCTCGGAGATCGCTGCCGGCGCGCGCTCGACGCCGCCGGCGTCCCCGGCGAGTTCGTGGAGGTCGACCCCGACCGCGAGACGACGGTCGCGTTCGCGACGCGCGAGACCGCGGCCGACGACCTCGCGTTCTCGTTCTACCGCCGCGCCGACCGCCACCTCGGCGAGCACGGAACCGAGAGCCGCGGCGAGAGCGACGGTCCTGCCAAGTACCCCGTCGCCGCGCTCGACGACGTCTCGCTGGTCGTCGTCGGCGGCATCGCACTGGCGTCCGATCCGGCGCAGTCGGGGATCCTCGACCTCGTCGACGCCGCCGCGGACGCGGACTGCACGGTCGTGTTCGACCCGAACGCACGCCCGACGGCCTGGGCGGCCGGCGAATTCGAGCGCACGGTCGAGCGCGTCCTCCAGATTGCCGACGTCGTGAAGGCGACGCCCGCGGACCTCGCAGCCGCCGGGTTCGACGTGGACGCGTTCACGCCCGGCGAGGACGCCCGGCCCGCCAGCCCGGACGCCGCACCGGCGCTCGCCCGCGAGGTCTGCGAGCGCGGCCCGCACACGACGTTCCTCACGCTCGGGAGCGACGGCGCGGCCGCCGCGAGCACGCACCGCTCGCCGTTCGGTCGGGGCGGCGCGACCCACTGCGGGTACGACGTCGAGACGGTCGATCCGACCGGCGCCGGGGACGCGTTCCTCGCGGCGGTCGTCGCCGAACTCGCCGGTGGCGCGACCGACCCGTACGCGGTCCTCGACGTCGCGACCGCCGCGGGCGCACTCGCGACGACGACCCGTGGCGCGATGCCGGCGCTCCCGGACCGCGCCAGCGTCGACGCTCTCGTCGCGAGCGACGGAGGCGCGCCGTGA
- a CDS encoding AEC family transporter, with protein sequence MDLAGRFAYMFLLVAVGLGARRLGVLTGSRNERLGQLAFYVFLPALIFVSTYDEDLAELLSVELVAGMLAVIAVLVALSWSTNRRGPDDVRSVALVQSYHSNFGYFGVPVVAATLGSTAAATASVIFGLGAVIQIPLTVLVLVTINDTEAAVGHEVRSVVTNPILLTLAVSLCFATLGLSVPSPVVGGLERVSTLALPVALVAVGGSLTPADHDVSLGSTATVVGLKVLVMPLVAWLVFSGLGTGVLTRNAAVVMFGAPTAVSTYVYATELGGDTEFASMNVFVTTLASIISLFVVLQFLT encoded by the coding sequence ATGGACCTCGCGGGGCGCTTCGCGTACATGTTCCTCTTGGTCGCCGTCGGGCTCGGCGCCCGCCGTCTCGGGGTGCTCACGGGCTCGCGGAACGAGCGCCTGGGGCAACTGGCGTTCTACGTCTTCCTCCCGGCGCTCATCTTCGTCTCGACGTACGACGAGGACCTGGCGGAACTGCTCTCGGTGGAGCTCGTCGCGGGGATGCTCGCCGTCATCGCCGTCCTCGTCGCGCTCTCGTGGTCGACGAACCGCCGCGGCCCCGACGACGTCCGCAGCGTCGCGCTCGTCCAGTCCTACCACAGCAACTTCGGGTACTTCGGCGTCCCCGTCGTCGCGGCGACGCTCGGGTCGACGGCGGCGGCGACCGCGAGCGTCATCTTCGGGCTCGGCGCGGTGATTCAAATCCCGTTGACGGTCCTCGTGCTCGTGACGATCAACGACACCGAGGCGGCCGTCGGCCACGAGGTCCGGAGCGTCGTCACCAACCCGATTCTGTTGACGCTCGCGGTGAGTCTCTGCTTCGCGACGCTCGGCCTGTCCGTCCCGAGTCCCGTCGTCGGCGGTCTCGAACGCGTGTCGACGCTCGCGCTCCCCGTCGCGCTCGTCGCCGTCGGTGGCTCGCTCACGCCCGCGGACCACGACGTCTCGCTCGGGTCGACGGCCACGGTCGTCGGACTGAAGGTCCTCGTGATGCCGCTCGTCGCGTGGCTGGTGTTCTCCGGCCTCGGGACCGGAGTGCTGACGCGCAACGCCGCCGTCGTCATGTTCGGCGCCCCGACCGCCGTCTCGACGTACGTGTACGCCACCGAACTCGGCGGTGACACGGAGTTCGCTTCGATGAACGTCTTCGTGACGACGCTCGCGTCCATCATCTCGCTGTTCGTCGTCCTCCAGTTCCTCACGTAG
- a CDS encoding polysaccharide deacetylase, which translates to MGDIDVAIGIDADCVAGWLGSYGGEDSPADLSRGLSAGKEGIPRLLQLLEDQDVTSSWYVPGHTIETFRDEIEAVAAAGHEIGVHGYSHENPTDLSREQEATIMEASIDLVEDVTGSEPVGHRASWWEFSDNTPDLVEEYGFLYDSSLMESEFEPHWMRKGDEWEKIQYEEAAETWMEPYREGEETDIVEIPISWYRDDIPPMLFIKQPNYHAGYKDPEMMYEQYYERQFDFLYERRGAGVYTFTIHPDLHGLPHMIPLFEEFIEYVKSKDGAEFNTLETIARKYKDDPSVYESETEYV; encoded by the coding sequence ATGGGCGACATCGACGTGGCTATCGGCATCGACGCGGACTGCGTCGCGGGATGGCTCGGGTCGTATGGCGGCGAGGACTCGCCCGCGGACCTCTCCCGGGGACTGTCGGCAGGCAAGGAGGGCATACCGCGCCTCCTCCAGCTGCTCGAAGACCAGGACGTCACGAGTTCGTGGTACGTCCCCGGGCACACCATCGAGACGTTCCGCGACGAAATCGAGGCCGTCGCCGCCGCCGGCCACGAAATCGGCGTCCACGGCTACTCCCACGAGAACCCGACCGACCTCTCTCGCGAGCAGGAAGCGACCATCATGGAAGCGTCCATCGACCTCGTGGAGGACGTCACCGGCTCCGAGCCGGTCGGCCATCGGGCTAGCTGGTGGGAGTTCAGCGACAACACGCCCGACTTGGTCGAGGAGTACGGATTCCTCTACGACAGCAGCCTGATGGAGAGCGAGTTCGAACCCCACTGGATGCGGAAGGGGGACGAGTGGGAGAAAATCCAGTACGAGGAGGCCGCCGAGACGTGGATGGAACCGTATCGAGAGGGTGAGGAGACGGATATCGTGGAAATCCCCATCAGCTGGTACCGCGACGACATCCCGCCGATGCTGTTCATCAAGCAACCGAACTACCACGCCGGTTACAAGGACCCCGAGATGATGTACGAGCAGTACTACGAACGCCAGTTCGACTTCCTCTACGAACGCCGCGGTGCGGGCGTCTACACGTTCACTATCCACCCGGACCTCCACGGCCTCCCGCACATGATTCCCCTCTTCGAGGAGTTCATCGAGTACGTCAAGAGCAAGGACGGCGCGGAGTTCAACACCCTCGAAACCATCGCGCGGAAGTACAAGGACGACCCCTCGGTCTACGAGAGCGAAACCGAGTACGTCTAG
- a CDS encoding cupin, whose product MERATVDPTDDRSDLGVDLGTTDVAVVRYRLAPGEGFPSGLHAHNDQEEAFVVLSGEAVFEHLPPAESWDGAAPAGKEVTVAASEAVRFAPGEFQTGRNPERADRDLVALALGAPRQTADVRIPAACPDCDAPALGLGTGGDAFTLDCPDCERSFEPAPCEACGSHDLGMGLDDDGHPVSRCGDCGHEHETAPLVD is encoded by the coding sequence ATGGAGCGAGCGACCGTCGACCCCACCGACGATCGGTCGGACCTCGGCGTCGACCTCGGGACGACGGACGTTGCCGTCGTCCGCTATCGGCTCGCACCCGGCGAGGGCTTCCCGAGCGGTCTCCACGCGCACAACGACCAGGAGGAGGCATTCGTCGTCCTGTCCGGCGAGGCCGTATTCGAGCACCTGCCGCCCGCGGAATCGTGGGATGGCGCCGCCCCTGCGGGTAAAGAGGTCACCGTCGCTGCAAGTGAAGCCGTGCGGTTCGCGCCCGGCGAGTTCCAGACCGGACGGAACCCCGAGCGCGCCGACCGCGACCTCGTCGCGCTCGCGCTCGGCGCCCCGAGGCAAACCGCGGACGTCCGCATCCCCGCCGCGTGCCCGGACTGCGACGCCCCCGCACTCGGTCTCGGCACCGGCGGCGACGCGTTCACGCTCGACTGCCCGGACTGCGAGCGGTCGTTCGAACCCGCACCCTGCGAGGCCTGCGGGAGCCACGACCTCGGAATGGGCCTCGACGACGACGGCCACCCCGTCAGTCGCTGCGGCGACTGCGGGCACGAACACGAGACCGCGCCGCTGGTCGACTGA
- a CDS encoding redox-regulated ATPase YchF, translated as MLSIALAGKPNAGKSTFYKAATMADVDVGNYPFTTIDPNRGVTHARTDCPCLDRDERCGNENCHDGKRYVPVELLDVAGLVPGAHEGRGLGNQFLDELTNADVIVNVVDASGGTNAEGEPVDVGTHDPIEDVDFVEEEMDLWLAGIVDRNWESVERKSRSPDFDVDDALADMLTGFGAGPADVQFVLREIDYPDDPKQWTDEDRETLARHVRERTKPIVVVANKMDVAPEENVQRLLELDKPVIPATAEGELALRKGAEAGVVDYDPGDADFEILGDVTDAQEERLQALREAMTEYGGTGVQGAIDYAVYDLLDRITLFPVQDQSKWTDAKGNVLPDAFLLPRDATPVDLAYAVHSDIGDGYLHAVDARTGRDVGEDRELEEGDVVKIVSTAS; from the coding sequence ATGCTCTCTATCGCGCTCGCCGGGAAGCCCAATGCGGGCAAGTCTACGTTCTACAAGGCGGCGACGATGGCGGACGTCGACGTGGGGAACTACCCGTTCACGACGATCGACCCGAACCGGGGCGTGACGCACGCTCGGACGGACTGTCCGTGCCTGGACCGCGACGAGCGGTGCGGGAACGAGAACTGCCACGACGGCAAGCGGTACGTGCCCGTCGAGTTGCTCGACGTCGCGGGCCTCGTTCCCGGCGCGCACGAGGGGCGCGGCCTCGGGAACCAGTTCCTCGACGAGCTGACGAACGCGGACGTCATCGTGAACGTCGTCGACGCCTCCGGCGGCACGAACGCCGAAGGGGAGCCCGTCGACGTCGGGACGCACGACCCGATCGAGGACGTGGACTTCGTTGAGGAGGAGATGGACCTCTGGCTCGCGGGCATCGTCGACCGGAACTGGGAGTCAGTCGAGCGGAAGTCGCGGTCGCCGGACTTCGACGTCGACGACGCGCTCGCGGACATGCTCACCGGGTTCGGCGCCGGGCCCGCGGACGTCCAGTTCGTCCTGCGCGAGATCGACTACCCCGACGACCCCAAGCAGTGGACTGACGAGGACCGGGAGACGCTCGCGCGCCACGTTCGCGAACGCACGAAGCCGATCGTCGTCGTCGCGAACAAGATGGACGTCGCACCCGAGGAGAACGTCCAGCGGCTCCTCGAACTGGATAAGCCCGTGATTCCGGCAACCGCGGAGGGCGAACTCGCGCTGCGGAAGGGCGCGGAGGCCGGCGTCGTCGACTACGACCCCGGCGACGCGGACTTCGAGATACTCGGCGACGTGACCGACGCACAGGAGGAGCGCCTCCAGGCGCTCCGCGAGGCGATGACCGAGTACGGCGGGACTGGCGTCCAGGGCGCCATCGACTACGCGGTCTACGACCTGCTCGACCGCATCACGCTGTTCCCCGTGCAGGACCAGAGCAAGTGGACGGACGCGAAGGGGAACGTCCTCCCCGACGCGTTCCTCCTCCCGCGGGACGCGACGCCGGTCGATCTCGCGTACGCCGTCCACTCGGACATCGGCGACGGCTACCTGCACGCCGTCGACGCCCGCACCGGCCGCGACGTCGGCGAGGACCGCGAACTCGAGGAGGGCGACGTCGTGAAGATCGTCTCCACCGCGTCCTGA
- the dctP gene encoding TRAP transporter substrate-binding protein DctP, with amino-acid sequence MARQDDGGAADRRTFIKAGAAVTGVGALSGCLGSLTGGGTTTLQVNSPAAEGSVHGDAGAWIGDIVSEETGGEVEIEAFRNSELGGQIESIENVSSGSLDMYVIPYALTGTQYKPAQVFDAPYLYDPENPYEDIYEKTDPQENDVAKQVVDDLVSETNIRSLGSVVQGTRRCTLNVADGDEPPVNPSELSNYKMRAVPIGVYEQALKGLGAETTNIDFSEVPQALATGSIQGQENPYNIIRSSGIWENQNTVLETDHQNTPLAIIINEDVFQGLTDEQQQIFYDAVREVQPKATETLNSNLEDHREFMRDNGLEIVSPEDLEMDKFRSAARQRIRDQFPDLIETIEDLHGNGYPAE; translated from the coding sequence ATGGCAAGACAGGACGACGGAGGGGCAGCCGACCGGCGCACGTTCATCAAGGCGGGGGCAGCGGTAACCGGAGTCGGGGCGCTCTCCGGTTGTCTCGGGTCGCTCACCGGTGGCGGCACGACGACGCTCCAGGTGAACTCTCCGGCCGCCGAGGGGTCGGTGCACGGCGACGCGGGCGCATGGATCGGCGACATCGTCTCCGAGGAGACCGGGGGCGAAGTCGAGATCGAGGCGTTCCGGAACAGCGAACTCGGTGGACAGATCGAGTCCATCGAGAACGTCTCCTCGGGGTCGCTCGACATGTACGTGATTCCCTACGCACTCACGGGGACCCAGTACAAGCCCGCGCAAGTGTTCGACGCACCGTACCTCTACGACCCGGAGAACCCCTACGAGGACATCTACGAGAAGACCGACCCGCAGGAGAACGACGTCGCGAAGCAAGTCGTCGATGACCTCGTCTCCGAGACGAACATCCGCTCGCTGGGGTCCGTCGTCCAGGGAACGCGACGCTGCACGCTCAACGTGGCCGACGGCGACGAACCGCCGGTGAACCCGAGCGAACTGTCGAACTACAAGATGCGGGCGGTCCCCATCGGCGTGTACGAGCAAGCGCTGAAGGGACTGGGCGCGGAGACCACGAACATCGACTTCTCCGAGGTCCCGCAGGCGCTCGCGACCGGGTCCATTCAGGGCCAGGAGAACCCCTACAACATCATCCGGTCCTCGGGCATCTGGGAGAACCAGAACACCGTCCTCGAGACCGACCACCAGAACACGCCGCTCGCCATCATCATCAACGAGGACGTGTTCCAGGGCCTGACCGACGAGCAACAACAGATCTTCTACGACGCAGTCCGAGAGGTCCAGCCGAAGGCGACGGAGACCCTGAACTCGAACCTCGAGGATCACCGGGAGTTCATGCGGGACAACGGCCTGGAGATCGTCTCGCCGGAGGACCTCGAGATGGACAAGTTCCGGTCGGCGGCCCGCCAGCGCATCCGAGACCAGTTCCCGGACCTCATCGAGACCATCGAGGACCTCCACGGAAACGGCTACCCCGCCGAATAA
- the dcd gene encoding dCTP deaminase, which translates to MILSDADILDRLETGDLVVEPLDDPDLQVQPASVDLRLGAEFLEFQHANIPCIHPNAEDEVDDYVEETVVGPDEEFILHPGDFVLGTTYERVEVPDDLIAHVQGRSSLGRLAVVVHATAGVVDPGYRGQITLELSNLGTAPVALTPGMRISQLIFTELRTPAARPYGSERGSKYQDQAGPQASRIGNDDEFGGDQLTDSDERVGGDQLAGGSAGDATDRSGTDGGGGR; encoded by the coding sequence ATGATACTCTCGGACGCGGACATCCTCGACCGGCTGGAAACTGGGGACCTCGTCGTCGAACCGCTCGACGACCCGGACCTCCAGGTGCAGCCGGCGAGCGTCGACCTCCGCCTGGGCGCGGAGTTCCTCGAGTTCCAGCACGCGAACATCCCCTGCATCCACCCGAACGCCGAGGACGAGGTCGACGACTACGTCGAGGAGACCGTCGTCGGCCCCGACGAGGAGTTCATCCTCCACCCCGGCGACTTCGTGCTGGGGACGACCTACGAGCGCGTGGAGGTCCCGGACGACCTCATCGCGCACGTCCAGGGGCGCTCGAGCCTCGGGCGGCTCGCGGTCGTCGTGCACGCGACCGCGGGCGTCGTCGACCCCGGCTATCGCGGCCAGATCACGCTCGAGCTCTCGAACCTCGGGACGGCGCCGGTCGCGCTCACGCCCGGGATGCGCATCAGCCAGCTCATCTTCACCGAACTGCGGACGCCCGCCGCCCGTCCGTACGGGAGCGAACGCGGCTCGAAGTACCAGGACCAGGCGGGCCCGCAGGCCTCGCGCATCGGGAACGACGACGAGTTCGGCGGCGACCAACTGACTGACAGCGACGAGCGGGTCGGCGGCGACCAGCTCGCCGGCGGATCCGCGGGGGACGCCACCGACCGCTCCGGCACCGATGGGGGTGGCGGGCGGTGA
- a CDS encoding thiamine-phosphate synthase family protein, whose amino-acid sequence MKFIEEVVVDEFLPTYRSMLAADLRERGFTQSEVADALGISQSAVSKYAHGDVARHDAILADDRVRELVETVGEGLASGDMRPVQALVEAEVLIRQLERGDLLATIHRDAVPALAEYGADFAIHDPESDLRTAERVLSSLRRGLRVLENASGFARLIPNVGTNLVACTPDATTIDDVAGVPGRIVDVKGRATVPAEPEFGVSEYVASVLLAARAAGADVAAAINVRYDEDVVAALAAQGRETVEFSGEDDIETAVAEALSSSPTATVLYQTGGFGMEPIVYVLAEDPVSAAEAVRDVVR is encoded by the coding sequence GTGAAGTTCATCGAGGAGGTCGTCGTCGACGAGTTCCTCCCCACGTATCGGTCGATGCTCGCCGCGGACCTCCGCGAGCGCGGGTTCACGCAGAGCGAGGTCGCGGACGCGCTCGGCATCTCGCAGTCCGCGGTGTCGAAGTACGCGCACGGCGACGTCGCGCGTCACGACGCCATCCTCGCGGACGATCGCGTCCGAGAGCTCGTCGAGACGGTCGGCGAGGGGCTCGCGAGCGGCGACATGCGTCCCGTGCAGGCGCTCGTCGAGGCGGAAGTGCTCATCCGCCAGCTCGAACGCGGCGACCTGCTCGCGACCATCCACCGCGACGCGGTGCCGGCACTCGCGGAGTACGGCGCGGACTTCGCGATCCACGACCCTGAGAGCGACCTGCGGACCGCAGAGCGCGTGCTCTCCTCGCTCCGCCGTGGCCTGCGCGTGCTTGAGAACGCGAGCGGGTTCGCGCGCCTCATCCCGAACGTCGGCACGAACCTCGTCGCGTGCACGCCGGACGCGACCACGATCGACGACGTCGCGGGCGTCCCCGGCCGGATCGTGGACGTGAAGGGGCGGGCGACGGTGCCCGCGGAGCCCGAGTTCGGCGTGAGCGAGTACGTCGCGAGCGTCCTGCTGGCGGCGCGCGCGGCGGGCGCGGACGTCGCGGCGGCGATCAACGTCCGGTACGACGAGGACGTGGTCGCGGCGCTCGCGGCGCAGGGCCGGGAGACGGTGGAGTTCTCGGGCGAGGACGACATCGAGACGGCGGTCGCCGAGGCGCTGTCGTCGTCGCCGACGGCGACCGTGCTCTACCAGACGGGCGGGTTCGGGATGGAACCGATCGTGTACGTGCTCGCGGAGGACCCCGTGAGTGCGGCGGAGGCGGTCCGGGACGTCGTCAGATGA
- a CDS encoding TRAP transporter small permease codes for MERLQPYLERGSRALYAASAVCLLVIVVLMVARIASRNLSLGLGGVQILAQLFEVWLTFLVVGALAYTHDHIEIEYLSDRLPERWVPIHEIAVTLVSLFAAVLVLVGAILAMDSFWNSTAPTIDIPIPLYYLAPIVGMGFLVVVYLDRLHESVTEVLA; via the coding sequence ATGGAGCGGCTTCAACCGTATCTGGAGCGCGGTTCCAGAGCACTCTACGCGGCGTCGGCGGTCTGCCTCCTCGTCATCGTCGTGCTGATGGTGGCTCGGATCGCGTCGCGGAATCTGAGCCTGGGGTTGGGTGGCGTACAGATACTGGCACAGCTGTTCGAGGTATGGTTGACGTTCCTCGTCGTCGGGGCGCTCGCGTACACGCACGACCACATCGAGATCGAGTACCTCTCCGATCGACTCCCGGAGCGCTGGGTGCCGATCCACGAGATCGCGGTGACGCTCGTGTCGCTGTTCGCGGCGGTACTCGTCCTCGTCGGCGCGATCCTGGCGATGGACTCGTTCTGGAACTCGACGGCGCCGACGATCGACATCCCGATCCCGCTGTACTACCTCGCGCCCATCGTCGGCATGGGGTTCCTGGTCGTGGTGTACCTCGATCGGCTCCACGAGAGCGTCACGGAGGTGCTCGCGTAG